From the genome of Gambusia affinis linkage group LG04, SWU_Gaff_1.0, whole genome shotgun sequence:
GTCAAACTGGCTACTGGGAAATCTGGTTGTTTTGTATGTGTTCAATACtgtagaggaggaggaggctcACTATGATtgaaaccaaaaacaggaaCCAGGTGGAACAACAACCTCGCCAGTCAAATTCAAGGAACAACTACGTAAATGATTCTCCTAAACACCCTGACTAAGCCTTGTTCTGTAAGGCCTGGTGCGAATAAATCAGTGGGGATAATTTGATAAAGAAGGTACTTTACTCCTTACAATCCCCTTCAGTGGGCGTACGCCACAGATTAGAGCTGTCAATGAAATAAATGAGTCtaagcaggaagaggaggagcggTGAGGCAGAGGCGGAGTCTCAGCCAAATTCTGACCAGAACTTCTGCCGAGTAACCTCCAGCTCTCTGTCTGCGTCTACGGCAATAACACGAAAAGGCACATTCAGCGCTTAAAGtgcgccaaaaaaaaaatatgaatgcaaCCGTGTTGATGTGCGCAGTGCGGACAAGATGCGTGCAGACCGTCCGACGACCTCCGCTGCTGCTTCCGCCTGTGTCCGTCTCCGCCTCCTTCACGGTGAGTTTGTCTGCTAAGAGTTTCTGTGGGTCGCTTAGTCACAGCGGGTTTTTATTCACGTAATTTCTGCAAAACGTCGAGTTTTGCTGTGAGCGTGAGCTGAGTCACGGCTGTGGGTGTTCgcaccatgtttgtttttctctgaaaaaaaaaaaaaaaatccaacttggCGCACCCTTTGTCACGTTTTCATTCACCTTTACCACTACTTAAGATAAACACGTGAGGTGACATTCAAGCTAATTAGCTTGAAACGTATAGGGCTTCGGTAGAATTGGTTTTATCTTGTATTGTCGGTGAGCATCAGAGAACTGCTCTGATTGATAAGACGCAATGAATATCCGTGTTTTTACtaagaaacatttctgttattcTCTCTGAAACTTCTGTTTGAATCAAAATACAAATCCATTGTTAATCAAACTAAAACAAGTGACTTAAAATGGATGTATTCTCTGAAAGAAGACGAGTCACGCAAAATTTACATTTCGCACGTTTTTGCCCTTCCTTTTGGATTTCTATTgcttctaaaacataaaaaaaaatgcgcTTAAAATCCAGTTGCTTTTTGGCagtaagttaatatttttggtgTCTGTAAAATGACACTTTTGAAAAATCTTCGGAATGTAACGTTCTCACCGTTACTTAGCAACTTAAGCTAGCCTCCAgtacatttggtcagctggttttacctctgCCTGTACTCCTCCATTCCTCCACCATCATACCTCCTTCAACTTCACAATAGGAGCTCAAAGTCTGAGCAGAACATGTGGTGTTTGGTCCTCCAGGTTCAGAGGTGCCTGCAGTCCACTCAGCCCGTCCCTGCTGCCCGGCTCCCATACAGGGTGAAGCTATCTGCTGGGAAACGCTACGCCTGGTGTGCTTGTGGTCACAGCAAGAAACAGGTGAGAGAGATGTGTGCTGAGCTCTGCTGCTTTTAGATTCATGTCACAGAAGTTCCCATGTCTCCTGTCAAATAAGTCTATTCAGCattgatgaaatattaatgGGAGGAGGCTTACAAAGAGCTTTGAATCAACAAAGAACTCACCGCTGCACCTCTTAAGACTAAAGTCCCGATGTCACAAACACCCAGGCTGAGACTTGAACTTTAGTCTCACAAAGACTTGAGCCTGGACTTGAATAATCATTATCTTATCTAATAAGGGTTGTGTATTAGTCTGCAGAACTGACATTTTTGGCTGATTGGGAGTTCCTAATGGTTTCTAACATGTTTATCTGCAGCTTTGTAAAACTGACCATTTTCCTCAGTTAAACAAAATAGACTGAAATTGGCTCCCCTGGTGTTTAAAGTAGCATCAGACATTTCTGGTTCTTCAAGcatttgtttaatgtttagACGTGACAGCAACTTGTTATAGTTGGtcagattttcttctgtttgccagtttattcagttaaaaattacaatgttttacatttagatGTGTAAAACCTCAGGTCAACTATCATTACTGTGCAATAAAGTTGCTAATTTTATCTCCATAAACTCATTCAGCCTTACTTACCTACAACTTGCTGTGTTACATGCTGACATCCACAAGTTGATATTTGTAAATTTGCCAACATTTTccacagaaatatattttaaagctgaCTTATTAACcagactcaaaaacaaaagtccacatcaatttatttattaaatctaGTCAAAGTAATATTCAATTTGCTCAACATAAATGAAGATTAAAGCTCCTTGGCATTTTGTTGTAAAGTAACAAttaacatgtctttttttttttttttttaatcctgttttACAGCCTTTCTGCGACGGCACTCACAAAGCAAAAGCCCCAAATATCTCACCGCTACTTTTCACCGCCGACAAAAACAAGACAGTGATGCTCTGTGCCTGTAAGCAAACCAAGAACTCTCCATACTGCGACGGCTCACACTTGAAAGTCATCTATAGGGATGTGATAAAGTATGTTAAAGGCCTGTTTAAATGATCCAGGTCATCATATCTTACCTTGCCACATTGTTTGATGCAAATACTTTTGATAATACACAAATGCTGCTTATATGTatccaagcttttttttttattattattatttttttggggggggtaaCATAATATTGTTCATGAGCACTAAAAGAAGTCTTTCTGTATTTATCAAATAAGGACTGTAGTATGAACCTGATTTCTGTAAGAGTtcaataaaagcatatttttacaaaacatttgtaGTGCCTGTGAAAGGGTTTTATATGCTTTGTACCCTGTATAACCCTaatattttttgtctattttctaaTTATAGTTAAAAGTTTCAGAGGATGAAGTGTTTTGAAGGAGGATCAATAAATGGATTAAATTGGGAAACGGTGGCGCTCCTGTGGAGATACATTTAGAAGACTGCCAGTGAGAAGTCAGCAAAAGGGGGCTGAACAAAATAGTTTGCTTTGTGTTGTATCTAATGTATAGCAGGTTCGAGTCTCATAGAGGTCTAACAGCAAGAAACGGCATTCTTTGAacgttcattttaaaaaaataaaaatgcagtagTTCCTGCTTATTTTCAGCGTCCCTTGATTCTAATGTGTATACACATGCATCAAACCTATGTTACATAGATTCCTATTcatataatattaaaaattaattggctattaatttgttttattccactTATCTATTAATCGTTATTTAATTATTGAGGTTCAgccttaaagtattttttgtttgcatatgCCGGTGGtggcctttttatttatttatttttttgtttttacaaatacaaattacatgttttatttctttgaaaccatatatttttatcattaaatcGTAATAGGTGACTTCCACTTTCTTATTGGTTTAGAAGATGGCACGTGATTTTTCTAGAACGCTTCGCCTCCAATCAGGTCCAAGCTGTCGACCGGACGTTTACTGGTTGCTGTTTTGATTTGGATTGCTTCATGGCAGATTGTCATTGTGTTGTGTGAGCCGAGCCATTAGCTGTTGTTGATAATATGATCACCCTTTTTAACAAGTTACACTCCCGATGTTTCACCTTCAGACATCCGCGGACAGCAGCTACGGCGGCTGCCAaggtaaaataacatttcagtttcGCCTTTCTTACATAAACATTCTGTCGtctgaaaaatgctaaatataaactaaaatgcTTCCTGCCGTTGTTTAGATAAACACCACCAAAGAATGAATTATGGTGATTTGAGTGCAGCACGTTTTAGATTCACCACAAAGCCGGttatttgttgagtttttagTAGTTTTGCAAATAATCCCAGGAGTTTAGGAGCTTTTTCTAAGACGAAATGAGTGTCAGTAGGCAAAAATTGCACTAAAGGAGTAtctttattcaaaatattaCTAAAGTATGAAGAATAGAGTATGGTGCTACAAAACTACCAGAGATAAAAGTGCTTGctttattaaaagttatttatataaatgtcagtttttaccACCCACAACTGGCATTGAGTTGAATTAACAGGAAATGATTGGTGATGACTAAAATTGGAAAATCaggtagaaaaaaagatttgaaccTTTAGAATATAAACACTGATTTGGAGATTAATGAACTGACTCGTAGATGTGTCACAGATGAATTTGAGCAACCTAGATGCACTGAGAAAAAAGTAGACAGATAAtccagtttaaaagaaaatgtctcagGTAATTAAATTAAGTTCATTGAAGTAAATATAGTACGTTTATTAACTTGTCAtgttaaacatgtaaataaattaaatttgacaaacCTTTAGATTATATGAAAgaaatttacttatttgtttttaagttagaGCTCTATTCTCTTTTATTCAGTGCGAGATTTGTGTTTGAGCTTTTTTCCATCAGGACTCAGATGTTTGTGCTGAAGGAGAGAAAGCTtagttaaaacaattttttaggAACAATTATTAAAACTTGGCTTGATACGGgctgttttaattaaatgtatttaaaatatttgatgatgAAGCCCTACCCTACAcccatgaacattttttttttaagttcatcaCATTACGGTAGCTAGAAAAGCAATCCCTGATGGTTCAGTTAAACCTAGGAACTGCTGTTAAACTTTTTAGTCAATAAACAAGATCTAAACATTGAATTAACTCAACCAACAGTAagtgcaacaacaaaaagaatttaaaaaacgTCAAACATAAACAGCACCTGTACTGTAGAAACAATAATcggagaaaaatattttttttaatttttctggagctcatttttttctcattttaattgtaaaaaaaaaagaaagaaaagctaatCAGTTTTTATCTACAAAATGTGTATATCAAGCTCTCAtttatgtttctaaatcaaTGATTTTATACTAAAActtaatgttaaatttttttgtgtgtaattgtTACTGTTGTTCTTCcttctttgttcattttgagTAATGTTGAATAAATCATGGTGAGCAAAAACATACACTTTGAAACAGTTAAGGTCTGTACATACTCGATGTGGCCagcacattttatatttttcaaaaatttctgaccaatcacacagcATTTCTCTGAATGCCACACAAGAATTTAATAAAAGGTCTTTAAGTGTCTACCCATGAGTGCCTCAACCAGCATGTAGAATATAATGTAAAGAGTTTTTTGCATAAAAGTTCTCCAGACATGGATGGatcatttcttttcctcctgtacgtcctcctgttttcttcttcctgttgaGTTTTTACTTGCAATGAATTTTATCCAGCACAAAGATTTGGGCATATGGTGACATGTAGCCCACAATGCATGTCACCAAGTTCTCTTCtaataagagaaaataaatagttttaaaagtgACAAATTGAGACCATCTGAGTCAAACGCCTTGCTGTCTTTTAATCAACCAGCAGAGTGTGGTGATTTTACGTTATATTTTAAGCTGATGGTTTTGTTTCTTAGGTTGGCCACAAAAAATAGTgggaataaatatttaaatgttgcatCTCACATAATAAGAAGGcggaataaatattttgtataattgtATATGCATTATGTGGTGCAAACCTTCCATCTGTagtaaagaaaatagtttttattgtatAATCAACCATTGGAGTGTGAacgtgatttttttaaatatattttgctgaTGGTGGTGACTTATTTTGGCCACAATGTGTAATGCCTGAGATCTTAAAAACTAATCAGTCTCCTGCAGGCTCATCCTCTCTCAATGGCATCTGTACCGATTTTAAAGCCTGGCCttcttttaagacattttctctTAAAGACTGTAGTCAAGCAGCGATTGTTTTTGGCAAATTAAAGGAGTTCTCACACACCAGcagtcacatttttctttgtgtaattTTCTGAATCCCCAGGTTAACCTGTCCACAGCCCCTCCAGAACCTGTCATTCCATGTAAGAAGCCCATAAAAGTGGATCTTGTTGGAGGAAAATGCTACTCATGGTGCACCTGTGGATACAGTCGGAAGCAggtgagaaaataatttttttttttttttaaagacaaacctccaaaaacaaaacaaaaaaagtgtatCTTATTTATTGgcgtttttctgttttgaagccGTTCTGCGATGGAGCCCACAAAACCAGAGCACAGGGAATGAAGGGGCTTCGCTTTGTACCGGAGAAAGACTCCACGGTGTGGCTGTGTGGATGCAAGCACACCAACAACCCACCTTACTGCGACGGCACACACAAACAGGACTTCATCGTGTCTGCTCCGCTTCATGAATACACAGACTGATGAAGGTGACGAACCCTGAGGACAGAGATGTCTCTGAACTGAGTCAGTgggagaaacatttcagagaaaacagcATCAGGgcagttgtttctttttttaaatcagtgtgACATGTTGCCAGTAAACGAAATGGCGATCTAGGTTTCCACTCTTAACTTTGAAAATGagtgattttacagaaataaaattattattgttcttgaatctgttttttttaaatcctccttATGCAGTTGGGTAAGGTTTGTTTCTTGCCTTAAATATAAAGGAGTATTAATGAGTAACAGGAAAGGAGGTGATTATGTACATAATTTGAAATCATCTTCATTGAAAGAACTGAGGCTCATTGCTGTAATAAAGCTTCTTTGCTACTAGATATTCCACAAAGTGGTATTTGTATTATAAGGTAAGTGGAAGTGAGTGGGAACTAAGGTACGACTTGTCAAATCACAGAGTGGTCAGATAATCATGATGCACAGAGGTCATCAATATCCTGCT
Proteins encoded in this window:
- the LOC122829041 gene encoding CDGSH iron-sulfur domain-containing protein 3, mitochondrial-like isoform X2 translates to MNATVLMCAVRTRCVQTVRRPPLLLPPVSVSASFTVQRCLQSTQPVPAARLPYRVKLSAGKRYAWCACGHSKKQPFCDGTHKAKAPNISPLLFTADKNKTVMLCAFKSFRG
- the LOC122829041 gene encoding CDGSH iron-sulfur domain-containing protein 3, mitochondrial-like isoform X1 encodes the protein MNATVLMCAVRTRCVQTVRRPPLLLPPVSVSASFTVQRCLQSTQPVPAARLPYRVKLSAGKRYAWCACGHSKKQPFCDGTHKAKAPNISPLLFTADKNKTVMLCACKQTKNSPYCDGSHLKVIYRDVIKYVKGLFK
- the LOC122829042 gene encoding CDGSH iron-sulfur domain-containing protein 3, mitochondrial-like gives rise to the protein MITLFNKLHSRCFTFRHPRTAATAAAKVNLSTAPPEPVIPCKKPIKVDLVGGKCYSWCTCGYSRKQPFCDGAHKTRAQGMKGLRFVPEKDSTVWLCGCKHTNNPPYCDGTHKQDFIVSAPLHEYTD